The Allorhodopirellula heiligendammensis genome includes a window with the following:
- a CDS encoding ABC transporter ATP-binding protein, with the protein MSPVPTPTTIAPTPHQSAVSIRSGTVEFAGGHRAVASVDVDVRRAERLAIVGQSGCGKTTLLRVIAGLQGLTSGDCHRSTDSTSFVFQQPALLPWRRVLDNVTLPLELHARRRLAHRDSGASPSPRQLALAALAEVELSNAIDRFPHQLSGGMKMRVSIARALVTRPDLLLLDEPFAALDDLLRTQLGSLVTQLWRVHQFTMVLVTHNIAEAIALSDRICIMHAGRIEAVFDNPIASVTSDVASDSESDVRRTAAFGEFYGVITDRLRAAAGP; encoded by the coding sequence GTGAGTCCAGTCCCAACGCCGACCACGATCGCTCCCACGCCGCACCAGTCTGCCGTATCGATTCGCTCCGGCACCGTCGAGTTCGCGGGCGGTCATCGGGCTGTTGCATCGGTCGATGTGGACGTCCGGCGAGCGGAGCGACTGGCGATCGTGGGCCAAAGCGGTTGTGGCAAAACGACACTGCTGAGAGTGATCGCGGGGCTGCAAGGACTCACCAGTGGCGATTGCCATCGCAGCACCGATTCGACCTCCTTCGTATTTCAGCAACCTGCGTTATTACCGTGGCGGCGCGTCCTCGACAACGTCACGCTCCCACTGGAGCTCCACGCTCGCAGGCGGCTTGCTCATCGAGATAGCGGGGCGTCGCCGTCACCGCGTCAACTGGCCCTCGCCGCCCTCGCCGAGGTGGAGCTGAGTAACGCCATCGATCGGTTCCCTCATCAGCTCTCCGGGGGCATGAAAATGCGCGTCTCCATCGCTCGGGCGCTTGTGACACGTCCTGATCTGCTGCTACTCGATGAACCATTCGCTGCGCTGGATGACCTACTGCGGACGCAACTGGGCAGCTTGGTCACCCAGCTCTGGCGCGTCCACCAGTTCACCATGGTACTGGTGACACACAACATCGCCGAGGCAATCGCCCTGAGTGATCGCATTTGTATCATGCACGCAGGCCGGATCGAGGCGGTCTTTGACAATCCGATCGCGAGCGTGACAAGCGATGTGGCATCGGACAGCGAGTCCGACGTGCGACGGACCGCAGCCT